A stretch of DNA from Vidua macroura isolate BioBank_ID:100142 chromosome 12, ASM2450914v1, whole genome shotgun sequence:
ATGAAAGCTATCTCCCTTGTAAAATATTCTTATATTAAGATGCTGGTATGACTCAGAATGTTTAATAAGAGTAATGATGATCCTGTGGTAAATCCTtgaatggttggggttggaggGTACCTTAAAGCTCCccttgttccacccctgccatgtgcagggacaccttccactaccccaggctgctccaagccctgtgcaACCTGGCCTttgacacttccagggatggggcagccacagcttctttgggcaacctgtgccagggcctcagcaccctcacagaaaaggatttcttcccaatatctcatctaaacccaccctctttcagtttaaagccattcccccttgtcctgtcactccacaCCCTTGTTAAAAGTCCCTGTCTAAGTATTTGGATTTGTGTGCTCTAAGAGAAATGTGTGTCAGTTCTAACATGCAGCTTTTATTTTACCAGGTAAAACCTTGCTGGCTCAGACTCTGGCTAAATGCTTAGATGTCCCTTTTGCTATCTGTGATTGCACCACCTTGACTCAAGCTGGCTATGTTGGGGAAGACATTGAATCTGTCATTGCAAAACTCCTGCAAGATGCCAACTACAACATAGAAAAGGCACAGCAAGGTAAACCCCTAATGTGTGGTACAGAGACTGTTCATTTTGTTGAAGTGCTCTAAGCTTTTGAGACTACCAGTACTCCTGAAATTGCTGTCCTGCTCCATGTACCCAAAGTTTAAATCAGATAGAATAAACCTGAAAAGAGCTCAACATGTATTTTTCTGTCCACAATTGGATAAAATTACACGTTTTTGCAGTCGGGAAGTAGAACAGACTGCTGCTCCCTCAAGTCTTATTATTCTCTGTAAACTCTTGCTTCTCTTTAAAAGTAGAGTCATCTTTAAACCCATTTTCTGTAACTGCAGGAATTGTTTTTCTGGATGAAGTAGATAAGATTGGCAGTGTTCCTGGTATCCATCAGTTACGGGACGTTGGGGGAGAAGGTGTTCAACAGGTAAATACTTCCATGGAGTGATTTTACTTCTTGAGTGAACAGGACATAGGATCCTGTCATGTCAAAAAGCATGGAGTCATAGTTCTTCAGTTCCTTAATTATTCACCTTCAAAGGTGAATCTTTCCTCTtgacttcattaaaaaacataatCTCAAAAGCAGTTTGAGGCATCCTTATAGAAGCATTTGAGTTCAAGAATGTCTTTGCAGCATTCAGCAAGCCAGTTCCTAATGTAGGCAAGGACAGGTAACAATTCCCATTTAAACAAACCTCTTAAAGCAGCTAATCATTATATGCATAATGTGCATGGGAGCCACATTAAAGGAATGTTTTTATCCTTGAGTGGGATTGTCTCTCTCATAGGGAAAACTGGCTTTTATGGACACTTACTGTTACTATAAAGGCATAAGGAAGCAAAAATACAAGTATATTTGTGAAAGGGAGCATATCATGGTGTGCCCTTTTATATGATGGTACACAATGGGaattttttattgcttatttcttctttccttcttagGGCTTGTTAAAATTACTTGAAGGCACAATAGTAAACGTTCCAGAAAAGAATTCTCGGAAACTACGTGGAGAAACGGTGCAGGTTGACACAACAAACATTCTGTTTGTAGCTTCTGGTGCTTTTAATGGTCTTGACAGAATTatcagcaggaggaaaaatgaaaaagtgagTGCGTCAGCCTGTAGCCAGGCTGAAAAACCATCATCTTGATTACTGTTCACAATACTGACTTTTACAGGTCTTACTGTATTTGTAAACACActaaatttctttatttcagcaaATGGTGCTAAAAACCATCATCATCTTAAAACACCTTGTCCTGCAGTTCACTGTTTTGTAGATTGATGTCTGGGGACAGGGTTCTGGCCGCAGCATTCTGACAAAATGTGCTCCGTGTCTCTAACACTAAAGGAGTGactgaaattcaaattattGTTCATGTTAATTCATGTAGCTTCCCATGTAAGCAAACTTGCCTGCATTTGCTTCACTTACGAAGTGTCACTGATACTTGTAAAATGACCAGAACATGTTGATAACcttctttcttttaagaaaaaatggcTCTTGTTCTGATGTATTAATCCTTTACTGAGGAAATTCAATTTTATAAGAACCTGATTGTATACAAGGGGTCTAATTTTACTTTAAGCAGTTTCTTGAGCTCAAATTAGTATGTAAAGACCTAATCAGTCACTGCAGATTTTTTAATACTCATGGTAAGTGAGTAAGAAAACTGTTATTACAGTTCTCTAAGCAGAACATGTTTGTTTTTGCAGTACCTAGGGTTTGGGACACCATCTAACATGGGGAAAGGCagaagggctgcagcagcagctgatctTGCCAATATCAGTGGAGAGTCTGACCCACAGGAGGATATTGAGGAGAAGGATCGCTTGCTGCGCCACGTGGAGGCCAGGGATCTCATCGAGTTTGGCATGATTCCTGAATTTGTGGGACGTTTGCCTGTTGTGGTTCCTCTGCACAGCCTGGATGAGAAAACCCTCGTACGGATTCTTACGGAGCCACGGAACGCTGTGGTTCCTCAGTACCAGGCACTGTTCAGCATGGATAAGGTTTGAGTTTTTATTTGATgactttcatttttataaatagTGTTCTTTTCAGTAACGCTTGCACTCGCCACGCTGAGTTATAAATGAAATGATTAActgaaattctcatttttctctgtgtagtGTGAATTAAATGTAACTGAAGATGCATTGAAGGCTATAGCCAGACTGGCCCTGGACAGAAAAACTGGTGCCAGAGGTCTTCGATCTATAATGGTGAGTGTAAGTTAAGTCTTATAAACAATAAATGAAGCTTCCTGGATTTGTATGTATGGACCTAATCTTGACCATTTCCAGTGACAGCCACACTTACTCTGGCCCTTACATGGATACAGTAAGTCTTTCTAAAGCTGTTAGTATTCAGAGTTCTTCCAAGAAAACTCTCTGAAAATCACTTGTTTATGTAGAAGAGGgcatacagaaatattttcccctctattttcttgtaggaaaagctgctgctggagcccatGTTTGAAGTGCCCAATTCTGACATCGTATGTGTGGAAGTTGACAAAGATGTTGTAGAAGGCAAAAAAGAGCCAGGATACATTAGGTAAAACGGTAACAGAAGTAGCAGAACAGACCAGTAATACAACTAGACAGGTATTCTGATGGAATAAGCACAAATCCACGcacacaatttaaaaaagatTCAATGCTCTGTATATTGTACACAGCTGAATTAGTGCCTGTTCTGTCCTAGAGACTTTGGATTTGTATTGCTTtagtttttaaagagaaatttaaaaataaacttatgTGAAGTtacttttgtgtgtgtatgtataccTGTAGAAATGGAAGTAAATTTTAAGGTAACagtaaaaacagtaaaaattcaGTTATGACTGTACTGAAATTTCTGAAATGGAACTGTTTCTTCCTACTTTTTACCAcagatgtggggttttttatacaAGCTCCAGGCTGCAACAATTTTCTACATTACTCTTCCAGCAGTGGAGAGCCACAAAGGCACATCTATTGATTTGCTGAACTCCTGTTAAAATAATCAATTTAATGTTGTAAAGAGTAATGATGTTGAATGTTGAAAACACTGGacaaatctgcatttaaaaaatccaacaatTTCCATGAATGAAGGATGGAATTGAGATAGAATGGGTCATGTTAAAACTGgttaaaaaattcatttctgaATTTCAGGTCTGAAATTTAGGAACTGTGTCTTGGTTTCTATCACTGACAATGTTGTTTGAGTGGCTTTCTCCACTAAGGTACATTTACTCATTCCAGCACCTTGTCTGTGCTGAAGCTTGGCTCAGCCTTGTGTGGATGGAGGGAGTGAAAAGTATTACATTGATGGTTGCTTGAAGTGATTTTGTATAGCACCAGAAATACTAAATTTACTGATTAAATCAAACAACTTACTGAAAAGTCAGAAGGCTAATTGAATTCAGCTAATGAGCCTGTGTGCTGGTGGCACTTCAAATGtgcacagcagcatttccagatCAGAAGGTCAGAACTTTTGTCACGGGGCACTGTGCATGTGACATGTTTGTCAGAAGCTATGGAAAGtgtctcttgttttttttttttttcccctctgtgtcTAAGGTATCTGATCATTCCTTCCAATCCTAGGGCTCCCACCAAGGACTCATCAGAAGAGGAGTACGACTCTGGAGTGGAGGAGGAAGGCTGGCCTCGACAGGCAGATGCTGCAAACCATTAAACACTGTCAGAACTCTCACCTGCAAAAAAAACTCACTCGGTTCTTCCCTTGTGACTGCCTCTGGCTCCAGCCTGACCCCAAAGGCACCAGATCTGTCTCGGATAAAATTCGTGATGAGGAACTTCATTAGCTAAATCAGATCGTGTATTTTATTGCAGCATCACATTGATTTGATGGACAGAGTGTGGACTGAGATGGCATAATGTTCAAATATGAATTGTATATTACACTTGTTCAATTAAAATGTAtagcaaatgcagcagcacctgcactgCCCTTGCCAGAAACTGCACCAGCAGCGCAGGTGCTGCCAATAGTTAGATTTAACAATAATGTTACTCTACAAGTGGGAAATCAAAACTAATAATTAATAGAGGGTGAGTAACCTATCTTAGCTCCTGGTACAGCTCACAGGGGGTTATGTTCAGGTCAGTGTTAGAGTCCTGCTGGTGTGTGAAACCCAGCGGGCGCTGGAGTGGTTTGTTACATTGGTGGGGGAGGGAGCTTTTTGGAAAAACGGGGTCAAGCTTTGTGACACTGCTGGGAGATTCTGCCAAAATGTGACACTGGTTTGCTACAGTCATTTGAATATCCAATTATACCCTTCACGTCTCCATTGGGAGCTTTAATCACCTTGGATACTGCGAAAGAAGGTGAAGTCTGGTTTTCCAGAGAGGTAAACAAGATTCCTAGGAAGCAGTAAAACCATCTAAATTTGGATGAGAAGTCGccataaatttttaaatattaatgttcTAATATAGTACATTTTGTTTAACGTATTGGAACTATCATGCATCAATTTTTTGGTGCCAGGTATTTGCCCAACCTATCTTATAATGTTAAGAGATTAAAGAAGTAAATGTATAATATTTTTGCTGTAATCAGTAGTGATTGTTCACATGACAGTGCTTTTTAAGTTATATTCTCAAATGCTAGTATTGCATCTTGTGGATTTGTCTTTGATTTTAGTCTCACAGCAAGCAATCCTCCCTCTTCTGTTCTCCACCAAAATTAATTCAATCCTTTAGGAAAGTCTTTGTAAAAACACTAAAGGACCTGTAtgtttttgatttgtttcaGGAATTAAAATTGTCActtaaaagtttgttttgtcCTTTGGTGAAAATGTGGACTTGAGCTTCCCTAAAACTTTAATTCAcactatttaaataaaactttcatCCTTCTTTTTAGTCTAGTGGTTGTTTTAGGACAGGAAAAGATACTGAAAATCTATTGACcctatttttgttattaatttttgtcATGTAAATTCTGTGTAATACTTGTGTTCTTCCCTAGCAGCAGTGTGACATGCAGTTGTAGCCAGGTGCAGCAGATACTTCCCGTGggattacagatttttttcaggttaAATGACCCACTAATGGTTCAGAAAAAGCTGTATTTGGAGTTGAGGATATTTCTACAAGCTTGGTCCCCTCAAAATGGGAATTTGTGGTGAACTATCTGTAACTGCATTCTCACTTTCCTTTTTGTAGAGTGAAAAAACATAACAGCTTTTAATTCTGGATCCTTTAActcaaatctttttttaaacagatagAAAAAACCACCACATTTTAGGTGAAACTGTTCAACAACTTAGTTTTGAAAGTTGTTTGGAATTCTGTAACCAAGAACtgtttttaaggaaacaaaaaatgccATGTAACTACAGTTTGTACTTCACCTCTGGCGTTTGAATAAAAGCGAATATTCAAGCAGTGGCGAGTTGTCATCCCTGACGCCATCCCCACGCATTTCAAGTTTTAGGAGTAATTTTGGgaacttttaattttatgtgGAGCGAGAGGCGGGCGGGGCGGGTCCTCCGGGCCGCCAGGCGGCGCTGTGCTGCGGCGGGCGCTGTGGCGGCGGCGCGCTGAGGGCTGCGGCGGGATCATGGCGCAGCCACCGCCCTTCCCCGCCCGCCTCCCGCCGCCCTTCCGCGCCTTCCCGCCGCCCTTCGCCGGCCCCGCCGTCCGCCCAGCGCCCTTCGCGGTGGGGCCCGTGGCGCCCCCGCCTTTCTTCTTGCCGCCGCCTGCGGGTGAGGGGGGACCGCGCTTCCCGCCGGGCGTCCCCTACTtagcggcggccccgccgcgggcaGCGGCCGAGGAGGAGGCGGTGCAGCGGCAGCAGGATGAGCTGTGGCTGTCGCAGTTCctcggccgccgccgcgccgctcccccgccgccaccgccgcccgccgccgccagccccagcagcgccCGGGCCGTGGCGGTGGCGGCGCTGGGGCGGGTGGCCCGGGTGGCGGCGCTCTGCCGGGCCCTGCGGCGCAGCGAGGACCAGGGCGACGAGCCGGGCTGGGCCCGGGCGCGGGAGGAGGCGGAGGCGGCTCTGCGGGAGCTGCGAGAGGTCGTGAGGCCCCTGCGAGAGCCCGGGTACGGCGAGGCGCTGCGCAGGAAGGCCGAGAGggcgaggaagaggaggctgcGCCTGCAGCGGAGGAAGCACGAAGCCAGGGCGGCCAAGGAAGAGGAGGCGGCCCGAGCCGCCGAGCGGGAGGCCAAGATCGACCAGTGGCGGGCTAAGTGCATCCAGGAGGTGGAAGAAAAGAACCGGGTATGGTCCCCAGTGCCTGGTCCTGCCCCTCCCCGGGGCTCAGGACAGCGCGGTGGGGCAGGGGTGGCTATCTCTGCCGGTAGTGGGGGCACGGcgggctgtgcctgccccacACCTGGCTTTGACTCCCTTGCTTCAGTGGGTGCCACCGAGCTGCTGCATGACTTCAGCATTCTGAGAGACGTGCTGTTCCCAAGGTCTGCAGCCCTGCTTCTTGCTTAGAAGTCTTGGTGGGCATCTCGGTTTTGCCATCCTCATATTCTAGGCCTTGACATGAAATTGGGGTTTAAGTTGTTTCTGAACCCCTGGAGGTTTTCTTCTCTGGTCCCAAGTGTCAGCCTGTCCACACAGCTACCCTGTGGTGATCCGTGCTGTTTCAGTATCCATCAGCCTTGCTTCCTGCTCTAAGGCTTGTGGTTTACAAGCTTTTTGATCTCATGGGGAAGTAAAACATCTCCAAAGCAAAAAATACCACCTCAAATTAGACTggctgggaagtgctggaggcacctttctgtttgttttttgctaaAGAACTCCCTTTCTGCCATTCTGCTGCTGGGAtggtccagagcagctgctgaggaaggGTTTGTGGTCAGACTGTGGCAGGTTAATGGTCTTAATTGCAGATCTGTGGAATCGGGATGATTTCTgtttattgtaaaatatttaccCTAAATTTCTGTGGCTAAAGGTTCTCAGGCTTTCATAATTCATAAATCATCTAGGAAGTGTACAAAAAattgtggatgtggcacttgaggacatggtttagtggtgaacatggtggtggtgctgggttgacagatggacttgatgatcttttccagccttaacaattccatgattctgtgatttggcCCAGATTTATGAGtcccacagcattttttttttctctgaagtctGTGGTATTTTAGCCTTTTTTCATAAAATGTCCATGCTGGATGGTTGGCTTGTCTTATTGCTGTTACTGTGAAGTCACTCTGCTCTTCAGTGCTTTGCTAATCTCTGAAAATACCCCTTGATTTGTGTCTTTGAGGGATATCTCACAcatctcatctctttttttccttcctttcctagGAACAAGAGCTGAAGGCTGCTGCTGACAGTGTCCTGTCTGAAGTCCGGAAGAAACAAGCAGATACAAAGAGGATGATGGACGTCCTGCGCGGGCTGGAAAAGCTTCGGAAACTGAGGAAAGAAGCTGCTGCCAGGAAAGGTTCGTTATGAGATGGGTCTAAACTTTTTTAATTGCACACACAGGAAATAAGATGAGGGTGCCCTGTGCTGACTAGCAAGGCACAGCTTCAAAAAGCTGTGTCTTCATTGTGATTTTAATTACAGGAATAGGTAAAAAGTGCTGAATTCAGTGGTTGTGTTTGTATGTTTTCAAGCTCCTTCTGGAAGAAGGATTATTTCAGAGAGAATTCTGTCTGTTAACAAGGTTGAGCTCATGTTCCTCTGAGAatttgccagctctgctctcaagTCTGGTATCAAACCCCCGTCTGAATCTGAAAACTTAAAATcacttctctttctgttcagGTGTTTGTCCACCTCCTTCAGCAGATGAAGCATTTGAAAATCAGGTGGAGAGTCTCCAAACATTGCTCAAAACTCGCACAGAACTGTATGAAGCTGAGGAAAGAGCATTAAGGGTTATGCTGGAGGGAgaacaggaggaggaaagaaagagggaaatggaaaagaaacagaagaaggaaagggaacGACTACTACAGCAGAAACTGGAAATGGATTCTAAGCTGTTTGGGGATCCAGGTAAATTCTGCCTCCTGTTCTTAGCAGTGTTTTTCCACATCACATCCCCATCTCACAGACACTGGATTTGAAATGCAGGCACAGATCTAGTTGAGAAAGGAATCATCCACTGGAGTAATTCGTGGTCTGAGAATGGGGGATAAACATAGTGCTGTTAACACCTGTGGTGTGAGAGGAACTGTTGAACTCTTCAACATGGACTGCAGCACATCTCAAGCTGGTTTCATGTTGTTTTGCAAGAAGAGGTTGTAGATTAAACTGAAGTGAGAATAAACAGATAGATTAAATAATTCCAGAACCATAGATGCTTTAGTCTGGTGCTTTGGTAAGTGTGACTCAGGTAATCTGTAAAGATTCAGTGTTCATATGTTCCCTTTTTTTAGGTGGTGGAGTCAGGAAGTTTTGCTAGTCTTGGCTTTCCTCTGGCACCTGTGGTACGGACCAGGAAATGTGCAACATATAAACAgtgttttatatataatttaggGACCTAAAATGTCAGATTACAGCTGGGCAGTAGCAAATGATTTTGCAAATTATGGGCTTCTGAGACTCACTGGAATGGAAGGTTTCTCTGGATTATTAAACAACTTCTTTGTCTGTGTTTTCACAGCTGAATTCCCACTCGCCCATCTACTGCAGCCTTTCAGAGACTACTACTTGCAAGCTGAACATTCTGTAGCAGCTCTAATCCAGATCAGGTAAAACCaaagaaagtattttatcaTCAGAGATGGCAGACACTGTTTTTTGCAATTGTAAATTCAGTGCCCCTTTTGGTTTGTCAGCTTCTAAATATGGTTATGCAATGgattgttctggtttttttgaGTTTCTTGCTTGAGTCATATCCAACAGATGCCCGTGTGAGGCAGAGTGCACTTCCATGCATAACCATTCAATTTAACAACAGAACATTGAATTTTCACATTTGTCTTTTGAAAAACAAGTTTAAGAGTACAAGTATTGTGGGTTTTGTATCGATCAGTAACATCTATGTGGGTGTATAAATCTTACCACCAAATtaatcccagctctcctctcAAACAACACTCTCTCTGTTAAAGGCATGAATGGGATCAGTACTTGGTGCCATCCGACCACCCCGAAGGAAGCTGCATCCCTCCAGGATGGGTTCTCCCAAGTCTCCCCACCAATGACACttgggccactgctgtcagataATTTAGCAATAAATTATTCCAACGTTGGAGGATTGCTTCGTTATAATTACGTGTAAATATGAGAGGGTCCAAAGAGGAAGTCTCGTCCTCTCTTTCGGCAGCCAGGTATTGGAATGTCTTTACTGCAACATCTTGAAAAAAAGTTTAGTAATTGTTTCTGCTGATTGACTGTGCAGGGAGATAGCTGAGCaagcccagagctgccaggtcTGTTGTGGTGTAGAATTACAATCCAGCTGCGAGTTCTTGTTAAATCTCAATCTTAATAAAGGAACATTGCTGATGGTGGTATTTGTGCCAGTATTAACATCCTATTTTTAGTGGCTTTTATCTTTATAAAGGATGATGAAAActtcagaaatgaagaaatttaaaataaaaagaagaggtCATTAGTAAACatgtttttattcttaaatgAAGCATGTCAAGCATCACTGTCAAAATAGTTCCTGTATTTTTGGGTGTAGAAAGAAACCTATGGCAAGTTTAAACGAATTCTAAAGTACAAACAAGACAAGGTTTTCCAAGGTTGATTAAAGCAGCTGTTGACATTTTACTTTTGTGGACTAAAGCTGATaccaaaacatggaaaaaattccCAGTTGTGGTGAAATAGGTCAGACAGCCATGtgaataaatacatatttgatGAATAAgcctgctggaaaaaaaactaataaaatctGAAGTCTAACCTACTCTAAGTGTTTTGACTATATAGATATTTTTGTATAGGGACATATCATGTCTATAATACTTGattaaaaataacagctttATTTTGTAAGTTGGTTGTTTTGTACAGAACAAGTagagaaaaatggatttttgtttAAAGCATTTTCACGCTAGGGAAGAGATTTGTTTGAGTACTTTGCATCAAATACAACTCCAACAAGGAGAGAATTGTTGGGGAAAGGTTTGTGTGAAGGAACTTCTCCCTCCTGCgaggtgacagaggtgacacCTGATATAAAGCTTTCCATGTTCTGGACAGTTTGCTTGTAACTGTGACGGGCCATATGGATTTGGAGCTTTGCTGTTCTGCACAGATTGCTGTGGCACCTTTCCAGAGCTGCAGTCCTTATTCTTGCTTAGCTCCAGTGTGTGGGAATCGAGTTAATCTCACCAGTGCTTTGCCTCTTGGCGTCACAACCGTGCGTAATTCACGTGTGTCATTGCCTAAATTCAGTACTTGGGCCTTGGGTGTAATGTTAGTAGTGTCCTGGCTGAACCTTTGCACTGGTTTCTGTCAGTAAGAGACACGAACTGGTAGTTCCTGATAGAACCTGAGTGCAGAAGTTTGCAGTTCTTGCTCACCTGTAGCACCCCACAATACAGATTGCCATGAAGTTCTCTGCAGTTGGTGTTCTGATTTGCTCCTCTCTACATCCTCCCATCCCTAATGTCACTTCTAATATCTCATTACTCCAGGCCCAAGGCTGAGTCAGATCCTGGGGAGTCTTCCCTGATGAAAACGCACAAgattcaaatataaaaataaaaacagatgcATAAAACCAATACAAACCCAACACTTTCAGTTCAGGCAGTTTAGTGACCAGAGGATGCTCTGCTTAAACAATTAAACAAAACTCCTTATCCCATCAGCATGTCTGATGGAACAGGCCAACTGCTTAAGCTGTGATTATCTTAAAGCTGTCCAAGTCAGCTGCTTGTCTGACACTGCAGGAATTTAAGGAGCTGAGCAGTAGATAAggaagcagcaaagcagcagccctGTTCTCCCTGCCCTGCGAGGAGAGAGCTCCATGAGTTCATCTGATGGTAAGGACAGCTTCATACTGCTAATAAACATAGGGCTTGAAAGTGCCAGGGGGGGATCCACCTTTAGGTATGTTCTGTGTATTTGCTCTTGTCTAACGGCATCtgcattaaaatgtttaatggCTTTAGTGAGGAAGTTGTTGAAGCCACAGATGGGGAGGAATGTTTAAAATCTCATAAAATACACGGACACAGggtattaatttaaaaagtggtGTTCAGACTTGATTCTCATTTTTCTGGGTGTAATATTTCCCActgtttttaagttttaaaaactttgtatagcccagaaaaagagagaggttGGCTGTGAGTTTCCAAGATTCATATGTATCCTATTCCTCCCCTGGTCCTGGTGCAGtttgtgtttttcctgctgtttagGCATATCCTCTTCCTGATGTGAACTGGTCTGTGCACTGGCCAGTGTCGATGTGAAAGTGGGCAGGGTTGGTGTGGAGAACATGAGGTCAGAGCCCTTGTAG
This window harbors:
- the CLPX gene encoding ATP-dependent Clp protease ATP-binding subunit clpX-like, mitochondrial isoform X3 yields the protein MSACHSCAAAARLFGSTLPSARRGITCGRTRIPVLGKLGTFETCSLKRIPLRNFSETPAYFASKDGASKDGSGDGSKKSVGEGGGKKSSSGSSGKGGNQLRCPKCGDLCTHVETFVSSTRFVKCEKCHHFFVVLSEADTKKSIIKEPESAAEAVKLAFQQKPPPPPKKIYNYLDKYVVGQCFAKKVLSVAVYNHYKRIYNNIPSNLRQQAEVEKQSSLTPRELEIRRREDEYRFTKLLQIAGISPHGNALGASMQQQMNQQIPQEKRGGEVLDSPSDDIKLEKSNILLLGPTGSGKTLLAQTLAKCLDVPFAICDCTTLTQAGYVGEDIESVIAKLLQDANYNIEKAQQGIVFLDEVDKIGSVPGIHQLRDVGGEGVQQGLLKLLEGTIVNVPEKNSRKLRGETVQVDTTNILFVASGAFNGLDRIISRRKNEKYLGFGTPSNMGKGRRAAAAADLANISGESDPQEDIEEKDRLLRHVEARDLIEFGMIPEFVGRLPVVVPLHSLDEKTLVRILTEPRNAVVPQYQALFSMDKCELNVTEDALKAIARLALDRKTGARGLRSIMEKLLLEPMFEVPNSDIVCVEVDKDVVEGKKEPGYIR
- the PDCD7 gene encoding programmed cell death protein 7, producing MAQPPPFPARLPPPFRAFPPPFAGPAVRPAPFAVGPVAPPPFFLPPPAGEGGPRFPPGVPYLAAAPPRAAAEEEAVQRQQDELWLSQFLGRRRAAPPPPPPPAAASPSSARAVAVAALGRVARVAALCRALRRSEDQGDEPGWARAREEAEAALRELREVVRPLREPGYGEALRRKAERARKRRLRLQRRKHEARAAKEEEAARAAEREAKIDQWRAKCIQEVEEKNREQELKAAADSVLSEVRKKQADTKRMMDVLRGLEKLRKLRKEAAARKGVCPPPSADEAFENQVESLQTLLKTRTELYEAEERALRVMLEGEQEEERKREMEKKQKKERERLLQQKLEMDSKLFGDPAEFPLAHLLQPFRDYYLQAEHSVAALIQIRHEWDQYLVPSDHPEGSCIPPGWVLPSLPTNDTWATAVR
- the CLPX gene encoding ATP-dependent Clp protease ATP-binding subunit clpX-like, mitochondrial isoform X1 — protein: MSACHSCAAAARLFGSTLPSARRGITCGRTRIPVLGKLGTFETCSLKRIPLRNFSETPAYFASKDGASKDGSGDGSKKSVGEGGGKKSSSGSSGKGGNQLRCPKCGDLCTHVETFVSSTRFVKCEKCHHFFVVLSEADTKKSIIKEPESAAEAVKLAFQQKPPPPPKKIYNYLDKYVVGQCFAKKVLSVAVYNHYKRIYNNIPSNLRQQAEVEKQSSLTPRELEIRRREDEYRFTKLLQIAGISPHGNALGASMQQQMNQQIPQEKRGGEVLDSPSDDIKLEKSNILLLGPTGSGKTLLAQTLAKCLDVPFAICDCTTLTQAGYVGEDIESVIAKLLQDANYNIEKAQQGIVFLDEVDKIGSVPGIHQLRDVGGEGVQQGLLKLLEGTIVNVPEKNSRKLRGETVQVDTTNILFVASGAFNGLDRIISRRKNEKYLGFGTPSNMGKGRRAAAAADLANISGESDPQEDIEEKDRLLRHVEARDLIEFGMIPEFVGRLPVVVPLHSLDEKTLVRILTEPRNAVVPQYQALFSMDKCELNVTEDALKAIARLALDRKTGARGLRSIMEKLLLEPMFEVPNSDIVCVEVDKDVVEGKKEPGYIRAPTKDSSEEEYDSGVEEEGWPRQADAANH
- the CLPX gene encoding ATP-dependent Clp protease ATP-binding subunit clpX-like, mitochondrial isoform X2, which translates into the protein MSACHSCAAAARLFGSTLPSARRGITCGRTRIPVLGKLGTFETCSLKRIPLRNFSETPAYFASKDGASKDGSGDGSKKSVGEGGGKKSSSGSSGKGGNQLRCPKCGDLCTHVETFVSSTRFVKCEKCHHFFVVLSEADTKKSIIKEPESAAEAVKLAFQQKPPPPPKKIYNYLDKYVVGQCFAKKVLSVAVYNHYKRIYNNIPSNLRQQAEVEKQSSLTPRELLQIAGISPHGNALGASMQQQMNQQIPQEKRGGEVLDSPSDDIKLEKSNILLLGPTGSGKTLLAQTLAKCLDVPFAICDCTTLTQAGYVGEDIESVIAKLLQDANYNIEKAQQGIVFLDEVDKIGSVPGIHQLRDVGGEGVQQGLLKLLEGTIVNVPEKNSRKLRGETVQVDTTNILFVASGAFNGLDRIISRRKNEKYLGFGTPSNMGKGRRAAAAADLANISGESDPQEDIEEKDRLLRHVEARDLIEFGMIPEFVGRLPVVVPLHSLDEKTLVRILTEPRNAVVPQYQALFSMDKCELNVTEDALKAIARLALDRKTGARGLRSIMEKLLLEPMFEVPNSDIVCVEVDKDVVEGKKEPGYIRAPTKDSSEEEYDSGVEEEGWPRQADAANH